A region from the Coffea eugenioides isolate CCC68of chromosome 9, Ceug_1.0, whole genome shotgun sequence genome encodes:
- the LOC113782043 gene encoding probable receptor-like protein kinase At1g11050 — translation MGSFEQMYLAFVRKIYAKGESPNLVKNGEWRRSCSSKHVREECNKWTKAAEAAAKCKIKGSSSSQQQGYVGNLKRKSLETIVAKQNMLKSTFDSAKALSILLVFGVYFLQTASSPPPGDAACGLNFTSIPYEPSGECISGIHEKASDWDGVPSSICCRNALNTLTRALARQATTGDGNIFIDGERWKNCNDPFHQQQSVSVQACGFDDLFYGSSQCSSLKLSSITQNSSFQAAFHQCASFNPSFDNICGNCTNALITATNQFLDQLYARDNNTEKVICGVALIVAVVAGEIDNESQIKDFYRCLPALIESGRYIKIKSSLARALLAVLLATTGLILIITLIKYVTKSKRQEKKRVRARDIVAWSALYSFSKAEIENAMNYGNEKECLGRGSAGVVYKGILPSGQVVAIKHVHKSNTSDSFTREIEGLSRVRHPNLVCLFGCCMEDGEQYLVYEYCSAGNLAQHLLKKETVLQWERRVKILRDCALALRYLHHYVDGCIVHRDIKLTNILLTENMEPKLSDFGLARVLGMEESKVFTDVRGTLGYMDPEYMSNAKLTCASDIYSFGIVALQVLSGQKVIELDLDARDQLTRKAKDVSMGKRPLKDIEDPTLEGNLNAVDFESILQIAVLCVAKSSDGRPSIDIVFEELDKAWKNTMADRRAKSFVTQRSRSVEVLPL, via the exons ATGGGTAGCTTCGAACAGATGTATCTTGCATTTGTACGCAAGATTTATGCGAAAGGAGAAAGCCCCAACCTCGTTAAGAACGGGGAATGGAGACGCAGCTGCTCATCAAAACATGTAAGAGAAGAGTGCAATAAGTGGACAAAAGCAGCAGAAGCAGCAGCAAAATGCAAAATAAAGGGCAGCAGCAGCAGCCAGCAGCAAGGCTACGTGGGAAACTTGAAAAGGA AGTCCTTAGAAACCATTGTCGCCAAGCAGAATATGCTGAAATCAACATTTGATTCAGCCAAGGCGCTCTCCATCCTACTCGTTTTCGGTGTCTACTTTCTTCAGACTGCTTCATCGCCCCCGCCAGGAGATGCAG CTTGTGGACTgaacttcacttccattccttatGAACCAAGTGGTGAATGCATCAGTGGCATCCATGAAAAGGCTAGCGACTGGGATGGCGTTCCCTCGTCAATTTGCTGTAGGAATGCCCTTAATACGTTGACACGAGCACTAGCCAGGCAGGCAACTACTGGGGATGGAAATATTTTTATCGATGGAGAAAGATGGAAAAACTGTAACGATCCCTTTCACCAGCAGCAATCTGTTTCTGTTCAAGCATGTGGATTCGACGATCTCTTCTATGGAAGCAGTCAATGCTCCAGCCTTAAATTGTCATCTATTACACAAAATTCGAGTTTTCAAGCTGCCTTCCATCAGTGTGCTTCATTCAATCCTTCATTCGATAATATCTGCGGCAATTGCACAAATGCATTAATAACTGCAACAAATCAGTTCCTGGATCAGCTATATGCACGAGACAATAATACCGAAAAAGTCATCTGCGGAGTTGCTCTGATCGTAGCAGTTGTAGCAGGAGAAATAGACAATGAATCTCAAATTAAAGATTTCTACCGGTGTTTGCCTGCTTTGATAG AATCAGGCCGCTACATTAAAATAAAAT CTTCTCTCGCAAGAGCACTTCTGGCTGTCCTTTTGGCTACCACTGGGCTGATCCTGATCATTACTCTGATAAAGTATGTAACCAAGAGCAAGAGGCAAGAGAAAAAACGTGTTCGGGCCAGAGATATTGTTGCATGGTCAGCCCTCTACAGCTTCTCTAAAGCCGAGATTGAGAATGCCATGAACTATGGCAATGAAAAAGAGTGCCTTGGACGTGGGAGTGCTGGGGTGGTTTACAAGGGAATTCTACCGAGTGGACAAGTGGTGGCGATTAAGCACGTACATAAGAGTAACACCTCAGACTCTTTCACTAGGGAAATTGAAGGCCTTTCAAGAGTTCGACATCCGAACCTAGTTTGCCTATTTGGTTGTTGCATGGAAGATGGTGAGCAGTACTTAGTCTATGAATACTGTTCAGCTGGGAATCTTGCTCAGCATCTCCTAA AGAAAGAAACTGTCCTACAGTGGGAAAGGAGAGTTAAGATCCTCCGGGACTGTGCCCTTGCACTCAGATATCTCCATCATTATGTAGACGGATGCATCGTTCACAGAGATATTAAG CTTACGAACATTCTTTTAACTGAGAATATGGAACCAAAGCTCTCCGATTTTGGGCTGGCAAGAGTTCTGGGAATGGAGGAGAGCAAAGTATTTACAGATGTTCGGGGAACTCTAGGCTATATGGACCCTGAATACATGAGTAATGCCAAATTGACTTGTGCTAGTGACATCTATAGTTTCGGCATTGTTGCTCTGCAAGTTCTCTCAGGACAGAAAGTAATTGAGCTGGATCTAGATGCCAGAGACCAGTTAACTAGAAAG GCAAAGGATGTCAGCATGGGAAAACGTCCACTGAAAGATATTGAAGACCCAACCCTGGAGGGTAACCTGAATGCTGTTGATTTTGAATCCATACTGCAAATTGCAGTACTATGCGTTGCAAAATCAAGCGATGGCCGCCCATCGATAGATATTGTATTCGAGGAATTGGACAAGGCATGGAAAAACACAATGGCGGACAGG AGGGCTAAAAGTTTTGTAACACAACGATCAAGGTCAGTAGAGGTACTGCCACTTTGA